One Vallitalea okinawensis DNA window includes the following coding sequences:
- a CDS encoding nitroreductase family protein produces the protein MESILTRKSVRTFSGESLTEKEVNLINKYISKRENLIGPNGNKTRIILKETHGKLNGKIGTYGVISKAPAFLIAICKNEKDSLLDCGFVFENLVLYLESYGLGTCWLGATFKREELAISQKLESDEFIPIISPVGKAARRQGLKEKAFRKMVEGDKRKDFDDLFYKYDFTNKMNDPRSKNHLEMVRLAPSASNKQPWRVIMNDEGTAHFYLERTPGYDGLKAGYDIQMLDMGIAISHYVMSSGKSNYVVENPQISPLSELTEYVCSIR, from the coding sequence ATGGAGAGTATTTTAACTAGAAAGTCAGTACGGACTTTCTCGGGAGAAAGTTTAACAGAAAAGGAAGTCAATCTAATCAATAAGTATATTTCTAAAAGAGAAAACTTGATAGGTCCAAATGGTAATAAAACCAGGATTATATTAAAAGAGACACATGGTAAACTAAATGGGAAAATAGGGACATATGGCGTGATTAGTAAAGCACCTGCATTCTTAATAGCCATCTGTAAAAATGAAAAAGATAGTTTACTGGATTGTGGATTTGTATTTGAAAATCTTGTACTATATTTAGAAAGTTATGGTCTAGGTACTTGTTGGTTGGGTGCTACATTTAAAAGAGAAGAATTGGCTATCAGTCAAAAGTTAGAATCCGATGAGTTTATTCCTATCATAAGCCCGGTAGGAAAGGCTGCTAGAAGACAAGGACTCAAAGAAAAAGCCTTTAGAAAAATGGTTGAAGGAGATAAGCGTAAGGACTTTGATGACCTATTCTACAAATATGATTTTACAAATAAGATGAATGATCCTAGATCTAAAAATCATTTAGAAATGGTTAGACTTGCACCAAGTGCATCGAATAAGCAGCCATGGCGAGTTATTATGAATGATGAAGGAACTGCACATTTCTATTTAGAAAGAACACCGGGTTATGATGGTTTAAAAGCAGGCTATGATATTCAAATGTTGGATATGGGAATAGCAATATCCCATTACGTAATGTCCAGTGGTAAGAGTAATTACGTTGTAGAGAATCCGCAAATATCTCCTCTAAGCGAGTTAACAGAATATGTTTGTAGTATAAGATAG
- a CDS encoding ABC transporter permease has protein sequence MQVVNTKKKLPENTLLTKINYFFREYWKNRYLLLLLLPGIIFFIVFKYIPMYGLQIAFKDYKFLLGIHESPWIGLDTFRKMFAMESFWQVFRNTLVISFYQLVIGFPAPIIFALLLNEVRKMKFKKVVQTISYLPHFVSWVVLGGLFMQFLSPSIGPINILIKALGGQPIYFLADTDWFRTVLVSTEVWKGLGWNSIIYLAALSGIDPALYEAAKIDGAGRFKQVIHVTIPSLIPIITIMIIFATGKVVNDNFDQVFNLYNPAVYSVGDVLSTYTYRRGVVNMEYSFATAVGLFKNVISFGLVVGTNYIARRINDYGLW, from the coding sequence ATGCAGGTAGTAAACACGAAAAAGAAATTACCAGAGAATACCTTATTAACAAAAATAAATTATTTCTTTAGAGAGTATTGGAAAAATAGATATCTTCTATTACTGCTTCTACCAGGTATTATATTCTTTATTGTTTTTAAATACATTCCTATGTACGGTCTGCAAATCGCATTTAAAGATTATAAATTTTTATTAGGTATCCATGAAAGTCCTTGGATTGGTCTGGATACATTTAGAAAGATGTTTGCCATGGAAAGTTTTTGGCAAGTATTCAGGAATACTTTAGTAATCAGTTTTTATCAATTAGTCATTGGGTTTCCTGCTCCAATCATTTTCGCACTCTTATTAAATGAAGTAAGAAAAATGAAGTTCAAAAAGGTAGTGCAAACCATTAGTTATTTACCCCACTTTGTTTCATGGGTTGTTTTAGGTGGTTTGTTTATGCAATTTTTATCACCATCCATTGGACCTATTAATATTTTAATAAAGGCTTTAGGCGGTCAACCTATTTACTTTTTAGCAGATACTGATTGGTTTAGAACTGTTTTAGTATCAACAGAAGTATGGAAGGGGCTAGGGTGGAACTCCATTATCTACCTTGCAGCTCTTAGTGGTATAGATCCAGCTCTTTATGAGGCTGCTAAGATTGATGGTGCAGGTAGGTTTAAGCAAGTTATCCATGTCACGATACCATCATTAATTCCTATTATAACAATCATGATCATTTTCGCAACTGGTAAAGTGGTCAATGATAATTTTGATCAAGTATTTAACTTATATAACCCAGCTGTTTATTCCGTAGGAGACGTATTAAGTACATATACCTATAGAAGAGGGGTTGTCAACATGGAATACAGCTTTGCCACTGCAGTAGGGTTATTTAAGAACGTTATTTCCTTTGGTTTAGTAGTTGGTACCAATTATATTGCAAGAAGAATTAATGATTATGGATTATGGTAG
- a CDS encoding lactate utilization protein gives MDKIRKWHYTCKAEKMVNKLKEKHYDAYLANDLNEAKKIVNDIIPEEASIALGGSITLNEMGLVEFFREGSYELYDRYNQPSWPDTVECMRQSMLADYLVTGTNAITKNGELINNDCTGNRVAGMIFGPKEVVIIAGVNKIVPTIEDGFKRLKDIAPLNVKRIGHKTPCIESGECEDCQIPDRMCNYTTIIHHGMKFKNRIHIIMVADEVGY, from the coding sequence ATGGACAAAATAAGAAAATGGCATTATACATGTAAAGCAGAAAAAATGGTCAATAAATTAAAAGAAAAACATTACGATGCTTATCTAGCCAATGATTTAAATGAGGCAAAAAAGATCGTTAATGATATCATACCAGAGGAAGCATCAATTGCCCTCGGTGGTTCAATAACATTAAATGAAATGGGATTGGTGGAGTTCTTTAGAGAAGGTTCTTATGAATTATATGATCGCTATAATCAACCTTCTTGGCCAGATACAGTAGAGTGTATGCGCCAATCCATGTTAGCTGATTATCTTGTTACTGGGACTAATGCAATAACAAAGAATGGTGAATTAATCAATAATGATTGTACTGGTAATCGAGTAGCAGGTATGATTTTTGGTCCTAAAGAAGTAGTTATTATTGCAGGGGTTAACAAAATTGTACCTACTATTGAAGATGGATTCAAAAGACTTAAGGATATTGCCCCCCTTAATGTAAAGAGGATTGGGCATAAAACACCTTGTATAGAATCAGGTGAATGTGAAGACTGTCAAATACCAGATCGTATGTGTAACTATACAACAATTATTCACCATGGAATGAAATTTAAAAACCGTATACATATTATAATGGTTGCTGACGAAGTAGGTTACTAA
- the bglB gene encoding beta-galactosidase BglB — MDKSHVLKTAEKVINRLISPVSDDNDHMDINLWEWPQGVAMYGLYKFYTYTGENKYLQYMINWYDEQIEKGLPIRNINTTAPLLTLAHIYEITGEEKYLEICKNWAHWVYNDLPRTEEGGFQHVTTHLENKEQLWADTLFMTVLFLGKMGKLLDNKDYIEEAIHQALIHIKYMYDKKTSLWYHGWSFDGRHNFGEVFWARGNCWFTAGAVELIDILELEGANKDYILNTLRAQIKELDRHQDESGLWHTIINDPTTYLEASATAGFSYGILRALQLGYIDNRYNEIVNRALKGLLDCVDEDGIVNQVSYGTAIGMNDQHYKEIEICPTAYGQGLLFLFLVEVVNSLKGE; from the coding sequence GTGGACAAGAGTCATGTATTGAAAACGGCAGAAAAAGTTATCAACCGATTAATAAGTCCTGTGTCAGATGATAATGATCATATGGACATTAACTTATGGGAATGGCCCCAAGGTGTAGCCATGTATGGGTTATATAAGTTTTATACCTATACAGGAGAAAATAAATACTTGCAATATATGATCAATTGGTATGATGAGCAAATAGAAAAAGGACTACCCATCCGTAACATAAATACAACAGCCCCATTATTAACATTAGCTCATATCTATGAAATAACAGGCGAAGAGAAATACCTGGAGATATGCAAGAATTGGGCACACTGGGTATACAATGACTTACCTCGTACTGAGGAAGGTGGATTTCAGCATGTCACGACTCATTTAGAAAATAAAGAACAGTTATGGGCGGATACCTTATTTATGACGGTACTTTTCTTAGGCAAGATGGGGAAGTTGCTTGATAATAAGGATTATATTGAAGAAGCCATTCACCAAGCTCTTATTCATATTAAATACATGTATGATAAAAAAACAAGTTTATGGTATCATGGGTGGAGTTTTGATGGACGTCATAATTTTGGTGAAGTTTTCTGGGCACGAGGAAATTGTTGGTTCACAGCTGGAGCTGTTGAACTCATTGATATTTTAGAGTTAGAAGGTGCTAATAAAGATTATATTCTCAATACCTTGAGGGCACAGATTAAAGAGTTGGATCGTCACCAAGATGAAAGTGGGTTATGGCATACGATTATAAATGACCCAACGACCTACTTAGAAGCCTCTGCAACAGCTGGGTTCAGTTATGGTATTTTAAGAGCGCTACAATTAGGCTATATTGATAACCGATATAATGAGATAGTAAACAGGGCTTTAAAGGGACTATTGGATTGTGTGGATGAAGACGGCATCGTCAATCAGGTGTCTTATGGAACAGCTATAGGGATGAATGACCAACATTATAAAGAAATAGAGATTTGTCCAACAGCCTATGGACAAGGTTTGCTCTTTTTATTTCTTGTAGAAGTAGTTAATTCACTCAAAGGAGAATAG
- a CDS encoding basic amino acid ABC transporter substrate-binding protein yields MKKSMLSFIILIIGLFTLAGCSATNASVEEKETVVEKEAEKKEEKTNEDEVTTIVMGTNAEFAPFEYMSGNKVVGFDIDISEAIASTIDKELVIENMAFDSLIPALQAGKVDFVAAGLTVTEERKQHVDFSDPYFVSTQVIIKLADNTEINGPDDLVNKKIGAQIGTTGEMLAKDIEGSDVQSFNAGYAAVMDLMNGKVDAVVIDQEPAKKLIANNEGTVILDEALSHEEYAIAVPKGNEELLKAVNDTLKTIKEDGTYDEFYNQYFKDASVE; encoded by the coding sequence ATGAAAAAGAGTATGTTATCATTCATTATATTAATAATAGGATTATTTACATTAGCAGGGTGCTCAGCAACCAATGCATCAGTAGAAGAGAAAGAGACAGTGGTAGAAAAAGAAGCTGAGAAAAAGGAAGAGAAAACTAATGAAGATGAAGTAACCACAATTGTGATGGGAACTAATGCAGAATTTGCACCCTTTGAATACATGTCAGGAAATAAAGTCGTTGGTTTTGATATAGATATCTCAGAAGCCATTGCTAGTACAATTGATAAAGAACTTGTCATTGAGAACATGGCCTTTGATTCTTTGATTCCAGCATTACAAGCAGGAAAAGTTGATTTTGTAGCTGCAGGCTTAACAGTAACAGAAGAAAGAAAGCAACATGTTGATTTCTCTGATCCATATTTTGTATCTACACAGGTGATCATTAAGTTAGCAGATAATACGGAGATCAATGGTCCGGATGATTTAGTTAATAAAAAAATAGGTGCACAGATTGGTACAACTGGTGAAATGTTAGCTAAAGATATTGAAGGATCAGACGTTCAAAGTTTTAATGCTGGGTATGCAGCGGTTATGGACTTAATGAATGGTAAGGTAGATGCAGTGGTTATCGATCAAGAACCTGCTAAAAAACTTATTGCTAATAATGAGGGGACAGTTATTCTTGATGAAGCGCTATCTCATGAAGAATATGCTATTGCAGTACCTAAAGGAAATGAAGAACTGTTAAAAGCAGTTAACGATACATTAAAAACTATTAAAGAAGACGGAACTTATGATGAGTTTTACAATCAATATTTTAAAGATGCAAGTGTAGAATAA
- a CDS encoding amino acid ABC transporter ATP-binding protein: protein MIAVKNLHKKFNELHVLKGINNSIEKGEVVVVIGPSGSGKSTFLRCLNLLEEPTDGQIIFEGTDITSKKININSHRQKMGMVFQHFNLFPHKKVLDNITIGPMKVKKISKEQAEKEAMELLERVGLEDKATAYPKQLSGGQKQRIAIVRALAMKPDVMLFDEPTSALDPEMVGEVLEVMKQLGNEGMTMVVVTHEMGFAKEVASRVLFMDEGIIAEEGTPEQIFDNPQHPRTKEFLSKVL from the coding sequence GTGATTGCCGTTAAGAATTTGCATAAAAAATTTAATGAGCTACATGTCTTAAAAGGCATCAATAACTCCATTGAAAAGGGGGAGGTTGTGGTCGTCATTGGTCCAAGTGGATCAGGAAAGAGTACTTTTCTTAGATGTCTTAACCTCCTTGAAGAACCAACAGATGGACAGATCATCTTTGAAGGAACGGATATAACCAGTAAAAAAATAAACATTAATAGTCATCGTCAGAAAATGGGTATGGTCTTTCAACACTTTAATCTATTCCCCCATAAGAAGGTGTTGGATAATATCACTATAGGTCCAATGAAAGTGAAAAAAATATCGAAAGAGCAGGCAGAGAAAGAAGCTATGGAGCTACTCGAAAGAGTTGGGTTAGAAGATAAAGCAACAGCTTATCCTAAACAGCTTTCAGGTGGACAAAAACAACGTATAGCCATTGTTAGAGCTTTAGCCATGAAACCGGATGTGATGCTCTTTGATGAACCCACCTCAGCATTAGATCCAGAAATGGTTGGTGAAGTTTTAGAGGTTATGAAGCAACTCGGTAACGAAGGTATGACCATGGTAGTAGTAACCCATGAGATGGGTTTTGCTAAAGAAGTAGCTTCACGAGTATTGTTCATGGATGAAGGAATTATCGCAGAAGAGGGAACACCTGAACAAATCTTCGATAATCCACAACATCCACGAACAAAAGAATTCTTAAGTAAGGTCTTATAA
- a CDS encoding sugar phosphate isomerase/epimerase family protein, whose product MRKFNDLSFSTSWNWRNAWHKNYTGRDVLEEIIGLGFNKAELNYKITKEILKSMYPIIESGEVEVTSLHNVFPYTQDQRLDTDSIFFAYDDEELRSKAVHATINTIDHAHQLGAKAVVTHIATTPRELMVYDRQLKELYRQGKRKSEDYHVLFKEMVLTRDKTMNQNMKSIIYCMELLLNHIEKKNYKIILGIENRAMCYQIPSYNEAKYIIDHLNSDRLGFWLDTGHSVMMENLGLHNRDELYQLQDKIVGVHIHDAIGVNDHFAPYMKSDCIDEFLPIIKNVELKVLELGCKNSKEDIIKGTSILYDKLMR is encoded by the coding sequence ATGCGTAAATTCAATGACTTAAGTTTTTCGACATCATGGAACTGGAGAAATGCATGGCATAAGAATTATACAGGTAGAGATGTTTTAGAGGAGATTATTGGCTTAGGTTTTAATAAAGCCGAGCTTAATTATAAAATTACAAAAGAAATATTAAAGTCCATGTATCCAATAATAGAATCAGGTGAGGTAGAAGTAACCAGTTTACATAATGTCTTTCCTTATACCCAAGACCAACGTTTAGATACAGACTCCATTTTCTTTGCTTATGATGATGAAGAGTTGAGAAGTAAGGCAGTTCATGCCACCATCAATACCATAGATCATGCCCATCAATTAGGTGCTAAAGCTGTGGTTACGCATATTGCAACAACACCAAGAGAATTGATGGTGTACGATAGGCAATTAAAAGAGCTGTATAGACAAGGAAAAAGAAAATCTGAAGATTATCATGTTTTATTTAAAGAGATGGTACTTACTCGTGATAAGACCATGAATCAGAACATGAAGTCTATTATATATTGTATGGAGTTATTATTAAATCATATAGAAAAAAAGAATTATAAGATTATCTTAGGTATAGAAAACCGAGCGATGTGTTATCAAATTCCCTCATATAATGAAGCTAAGTATATTATCGACCATTTGAATTCCGATCGTTTAGGGTTTTGGTTAGATACAGGACATAGTGTCATGATGGAGAATTTGGGCTTGCATAATAGAGATGAGCTCTACCAGCTTCAAGATAAAATAGTAGGTGTCCATATCCATGATGCAATAGGTGTCAATGATCATTTTGCACCCTACATGAAGAGTGATTGCATAGATGAATTTCTACCTATTATAAAAAATGTGGAACTGAAAGTATTAGAATTAGGCTGCAAGAATAGTAAAGAAGACATCATCAAAGGAACCAGTATCCTTTATGATAAATTAATGAGGTGA
- a CDS encoding amino acid ABC transporter permease, translated as MDIYVTIMEWFENFYQVVLGPEPMGGYPRYMYWVEGTIFTLELTFLALIIGLVIGIVVALCKLSKHKLLRFLATLYTDIIRGTPAMIQIMFIYLVVFASSSLPKLLIGAIAFGINSGAYVAEIIRAGIQGIDKGQMEAARSLGMGHVMTMRLIIIPQAVTKILPTLVSEFIVLLKETAVIGFIAGFDITRVANTIISQTYSATEPLLMAAFIYLCLTTIFTTIMRQVERRLRASDCR; from the coding sequence ATGGACATCTATGTGACAATAATGGAATGGTTTGAAAACTTCTATCAGGTGGTTCTAGGACCAGAACCTATGGGAGGATATCCAAGGTATATGTACTGGGTAGAGGGGACAATTTTCACATTGGAGTTAACCTTCTTAGCATTAATCATTGGACTAGTAATAGGTATCGTTGTAGCTTTATGTAAGCTTTCTAAGCATAAGTTGCTACGCTTCCTTGCTACCCTCTATACAGATATTATTCGTGGAACGCCTGCGATGATACAAATCATGTTCATCTACTTAGTGGTATTTGCAAGTTCTAGCTTGCCAAAGCTGCTCATAGGTGCCATAGCTTTCGGAATTAATAGTGGCGCTTACGTAGCTGAGATTATCCGTGCAGGTATACAAGGAATCGATAAGGGGCAGATGGAGGCAGCTAGATCTCTTGGTATGGGACACGTAATGACCATGCGATTGATCATCATTCCTCAAGCTGTTACTAAGATTCTACCTACACTAGTAAGTGAATTTATTGTCTTATTAAAAGAGACAGCAGTAATTGGCTTTATAGCAGGATTTGATATTACGAGAGTAGCCAATACCATCATCTCTCAAACCTATTCAGCAACAGAACCATTATTGATGGCAGCCTTCATATACTTATGCCTCACTACAATATTTACAACGATTATGCGTCAAGTTGAAAGGAGGTTAAGAGCCAGTGATTGCCGTTAA
- a CDS encoding extracellular solute-binding protein — MKKVISLILAMIMVMSLFAGCSSDDQSTEKTDSTTKVEGSEAKDKDGDVKEEKRYEISWTAYQKAPTDPDGEMLKYFEDMFNVDIDVWNLEHNKYEEMLNVRLAAGEVPDLFRVRKPDQLLGYVNQGVLAEIPEDTLNQYAPNIVQVTEENAPGFLDFGKVDGKLYGIASVNPTNIFRLPIIYRKDWMEAVGVDKVPETLEEFEDLMYKFAKEDPDGNGINDTYGLSQDGMIAIFGAFGGVPHKDYWIEQDGKAVYTGTMPEMKEAVALLNKWYEDGVLDPEFITGENTGGYWAISHSFVNGRIGMTNKGNFYHWTPEGAFSMVDAEGNEVPTEAGAVYKELMLVQPDAEIVFGQPPVGPTGISGTRQYNRLMNFYGIGVYAAQEEGKMEKILEILDYVSANPDIEVRTTATKGIRGKHWEWVNKDKGEAVTLDEYKDTDYSYEIGANLNMTVPFKPINTQAEWAYEEGFHLNGIESVIQVATPKMNEYSAELKKIREEAYISMIAGDKPLSYFEEFVEKYNAAGGTEVEEEVNEWYTANKK, encoded by the coding sequence ATGAAAAAAGTAATAAGTTTAATTCTTGCCATGATCATGGTTATGTCTTTGTTTGCTGGATGTAGCTCAGATGATCAGAGTACAGAAAAAACGGATTCAACAACTAAAGTTGAAGGTTCAGAGGCTAAAGATAAAGATGGTGATGTGAAAGAGGAAAAGCGATACGAGATTTCTTGGACAGCATACCAAAAGGCACCAACTGATCCAGATGGGGAAATGCTTAAGTACTTTGAAGACATGTTTAACGTAGATATCGATGTTTGGAATTTAGAACACAACAAGTATGAAGAGATGTTAAATGTACGTCTTGCAGCAGGTGAGGTACCTGACCTTTTCAGAGTTAGAAAACCTGATCAATTATTAGGTTATGTGAATCAAGGTGTTCTTGCAGAAATTCCTGAAGATACACTTAATCAATACGCACCAAATATTGTACAAGTGACAGAGGAAAATGCACCAGGATTCTTAGATTTCGGTAAAGTTGATGGAAAGCTTTATGGTATTGCATCAGTTAACCCAACCAATATCTTTAGATTACCAATCATCTATCGTAAAGATTGGATGGAAGCAGTAGGAGTGGATAAAGTCCCTGAGACATTAGAAGAGTTCGAAGATTTAATGTATAAGTTTGCTAAGGAAGATCCAGATGGTAATGGTATCAATGATACTTATGGTCTTTCTCAAGATGGTATGATTGCAATATTTGGAGCATTTGGTGGGGTACCACATAAGGATTATTGGATTGAACAAGATGGTAAAGCTGTTTATACAGGTACAATGCCAGAAATGAAAGAAGCCGTTGCGTTACTTAACAAGTGGTATGAAGATGGGGTTTTAGATCCAGAGTTTATTACTGGTGAAAATACTGGTGGTTACTGGGCTATATCACATTCATTTGTTAATGGAAGAATTGGAATGACTAATAAAGGAAACTTTTATCACTGGACACCAGAAGGTGCTTTCTCAATGGTAGATGCTGAAGGGAATGAAGTACCTACTGAAGCAGGCGCTGTTTATAAAGAATTAATGCTTGTTCAACCTGATGCAGAGATTGTATTCGGTCAACCACCAGTTGGACCTACTGGTATCAGTGGAACAAGACAGTACAATCGTCTTATGAACTTCTATGGTATTGGTGTCTATGCAGCTCAAGAAGAAGGTAAGATGGAGAAAATCTTAGAGATTCTTGATTATGTAAGTGCAAATCCTGATATTGAGGTAAGAACAACTGCTACAAAAGGTATTAGAGGAAAGCATTGGGAGTGGGTAAATAAAGATAAAGGTGAAGCAGTTACATTAGATGAATACAAAGATACAGACTATAGCTATGAGATTGGTGCTAATCTAAACATGACAGTTCCTTTTAAACCAATTAATACTCAAGCTGAATGGGCTTATGAAGAAGGGTTCCATTTAAATGGTATTGAGTCTGTTATTCAAGTAGCTACACCTAAGATGAATGAATACAGTGCAGAACTTAAGAAAATTAGAGAAGAAGCTTACATTAGTATGATTGCTGGTGATAAACCACTTAGTTATTTTGAAGAGTTCGTAGAAAAATACAATGCAGCTGGTGGTACTGAAGTAGAAGAAGAAGTTAATGAATGGTACACTGCTAATAAAAAATAG
- a CDS encoding carbohydrate ABC transporter permease, whose translation MAGNKIKTSFSEKIFDSTNTLFMIIFCMTTLYPFVYLLSMSLASANVPLTQLYLIPPEISFESYKRVFSSNYIASGFLVTIYKTILGTLLSVLFTFTLAYPLSRKYFPNRGFWTALVVFTMFFSGGLIPNYLLVRNLGLMNSINALVLPNLVNAFYMTIVRNYMMSLPDSLEESAKIDGANDIRILVSIILPICKPIIATIALWIAVWHWNEWFQCLLYITDPSKQVLQVIMRRVVMEGTQQVMDLSGQSEVEAAAVTTEGVKAATIMVTTIPILIVYPFIQKYFVKGIMVGSLKG comes from the coding sequence ATGGCTGGCAATAAAATAAAAACGTCTTTTAGTGAAAAAATATTTGATTCTACAAATACCTTATTTATGATTATTTTTTGTATGACTACATTATATCCTTTTGTATATCTTTTATCGATGTCATTGGCTAGTGCCAATGTTCCATTAACTCAGTTATACTTAATACCACCTGAAATTAGTTTTGAAAGTTATAAAAGGGTGTTTAGTTCTAATTACATTGCATCAGGATTCTTAGTAACCATTTATAAGACAATTTTAGGGACGCTACTAAGTGTGTTATTTACATTCACTTTGGCTTATCCTCTATCAAGAAAGTATTTTCCTAATCGTGGTTTTTGGACAGCACTTGTTGTATTCACCATGTTCTTTAGTGGTGGTTTGATTCCTAACTATTTGTTAGTAAGGAATCTTGGTTTAATGAATTCAATTAATGCTCTTGTACTACCCAACTTAGTTAATGCTTTCTATATGACTATTGTTAGAAATTATATGATGTCTTTACCGGATAGTCTTGAAGAGTCTGCAAAAATCGATGGTGCTAACGATATTCGAATACTTGTTAGTATTATACTTCCTATATGTAAGCCTATCATTGCGACTATAGCTTTATGGATTGCTGTATGGCATTGGAATGAATGGTTCCAATGTTTACTCTATATCACGGATCCAAGTAAGCAAGTACTACAGGTTATCATGAGAAGAGTTGTTATGGAAGGTACGCAACAAGTTATGGATTTATCTGGACAGAGTGAGGTTGAAGCTGCTGCTGTAACTACTGAAGGAGTAAAGGCAGCTACCATTATGGTAACCACTATTCCGATACTTATTGTCTACCCATTTATACAAAAGTATTTTGTTAAAGGTATTATGGTGGGTTCATTAAAGGGATAA
- a CDS encoding TetR/AcrR family transcriptional regulator, whose product MENRKQEIIEVALKLIKKYGYDSFSYKDLSEIIGITKATLHHHYPKKEQLGVAVCEQLVRNGFSMYKESLGYDDARERLNYWIDALLLEVDEEANCPISSLQSQINSIPDSMANILIEINRAERKSIIDTLILGIEQGYFLVEDVEGTAELILYAIKGAVLYQLASKESHKEKVKEVIFSILDKS is encoded by the coding sequence ATGGAAAATAGAAAACAAGAGATTATAGAAGTAGCATTAAAATTAATTAAGAAATATGGCTATGATAGTTTTAGTTATAAAGACTTATCAGAGATCATTGGCATAACAAAGGCAACATTGCATCACCATTATCCCAAAAAAGAACAATTGGGAGTGGCAGTATGTGAACAACTGGTACGTAATGGCTTCTCTATGTATAAGGAGTCCTTAGGATATGATGATGCAAGAGAACGGCTGAATTATTGGATTGATGCATTATTATTGGAAGTTGACGAAGAAGCCAATTGTCCGATTTCATCTTTACAGTCACAAATCAATAGTATTCCTGATTCAATGGCAAATATCTTAATCGAGATCAATAGAGCAGAGAGAAAATCTATTATTGATACATTAATTTTAGGAATTGAACAGGGTTATTTTCTTGTAGAGGATGTTGAAGGTACAGCAGAGCTTATTTTATATGCCATAAAAGGTGCAGTTTTGTACCAATTAGCAAGTAAGGAAAGTCATAAAGAGAAAGTAAAAGAAGTTATATTCAGTATTTTAGACAAATCATAA